Genomic DNA from Selenomonas sp. oral taxon 126:
CCTCGGTCAGGGCATAGATGGTATAGAAGCGCAGCTCATTCTTCTTCGAGATCTGCTGATTGTGGAAGAATCGCAGCTCCCAGTCGTCGCCGTCACGGTAGCGGTTCTTTCCCACAATCGTCCCCGTGTCCGTATCCGCCGCATCCTGCTCCGCGCGTTCGGTCGAGTTGTGATAGAGCTGCACCATGTACTGCTTCTTCTCCCCCGCATGGAGGTACTCAATTTCCTGTGAGAAAATATTGCCCGGCGAGACGTGCGCGCTCGGCACTTCCTTCGAATAGTCGTAGCCGCTGCGGATGGCATAGCTGAGGCGTCCCGTCAGGCGGTCGCGCTCGGTGATGAGATGGACGATCTCGATGCTTGGGATGTACTGCCATCCCGCGCCAAAATCCGTGAAACGCGCAAGCCCTTCGGGAACGACAGCATAGCGTGCAAAGCGACTCTGCCCTGTCGGCACATTCAGCGCAAATCCATAGTAAATACGATTGATCGGCTTCTCATTCCGCAGTGTAACACTCAGCTGCGTATCGGTCCAGCCCGAGACGCTCCCGTTCTCATAGCCCGTATCCGACTTCACATAGCCCGTCGACAAACCATAATCCAGCTTCGTCCTGCCCGCATGGGTACGCTCGAAGTACGAGAGCGGCATATAGAGCTGATGTCCTGCGCGGTCGCCCTGCCATGCGTAGTATTCGAGCCCCGACTGCCAGCCCCTGCCCTCGCCGAGGTATTTCATCTCGTGCTCGCTGCGTGCCAGCTGCTCTGCTGCGCTGATCTCGTCCCGCGCCGCCTCCGTCGCCCATGCCTTTGCCGCGCGGTCGTAGTTCTCCGCCTCGGTTTGATCGCTGCGGAGCTGTGCAAGGTCATCCGTGCTCGCCTTGAGCTCCTCCTGATAGTCCGCGACCAGCTCGCGCGCATCGCGCTCCGCGTCCTCCGCCGCCTCGCGTGCCGCCGTCAGCGCATCGAAATGCGCCTCGATCGCATCCAGAGCCGCCTGCCCCGCCTCGACCTGCGCCGTGATCCGATCCAGCGGCGAGACACCCGCCGTCTGTGCCGTGGGTGAACCGCCCGCGAGTGCCGCCTCGACCATAATCTGCGCGTCGACGATGCGGTTCTGCTCATAGCCGACCTCGCGCAGGACGCGCGCAACGACCTCGGCGCGGGTCTCGCCCTCCGGGGTGACGCCGCTCGCAGACGCGAGGGCGTTCGCGCGCGCATAGAGATCCTCCAGCTCCGAGCGCTGCGCATAGACCGTAGGCGCATAGTCCGCCTCCGCTTGCTGCGCGGCAATCGCCTCTGCCGTGCGCTGCGTGCGCGCCTCCTCTGCAACGGAGAGCGCAATGCGGACGGCAGCGAGATGATCCTCCGCCGCTCTCAGATTGTGCCCGACGAGCACGAGGTTCTGCGCCGCATCCGCCGCACCTGCGCGCGCCTCGACGAGATTGTGCTTGGCGTTCTCAAGGTCGATCTTTGCCTGCGCCAGCCCCTCCACCGCCGCATGATAGGTGCGGATCTCGCCCTCCACATTCATCATGTAGGAAAAATACCCCGGCACATCGTGCAGTGTATCGTGACTCGCCGCAGATACCTCGTCCGCCATCGCTCCAAAGCAGAGCGCACACGCCGCCGCAGACCGCAGGAGTGCGCCGCGCCGCCGCGCCGGCTTTCGCATCATGCTCATGCCTTCTCCATCCTTTCGAGATCGGGAAGCTCCTCCCCGTAGAGCCAGTTTGCAATCGTATAGAAAATCCCCGCATTCGCCTGATAGAAGACGGGCTGCGCACAGAACACATAGTAGTTGATCCCGCGCCCGAAGCGCATCAGCGCCCACACACCGTAGGCGAGCGCAAGCGCCGTCGCGAGGAAGAACCCGAATCCGTAGCTTTTCTCCCCGAGATAGAGACTGACGACACCGAAGACGAGATTCGCTGCGGCGGCAATCGCACCGATTCGCCACACCCCGCTCTGAAAGTCGAAGTACTCGAGCATAATCATGAACACCTGCAGCGCGCCCGCGAAGAAGCCCGCAAAGAGCATGACGTTGAACATATTGACCGCATTGTAGTCCAGCCCCGCGAACGAGAGCACATAGTTGCCAAACGCGAGGAAGACCAGCGTAAAGACAAATTGGAACTCAAATGCCTGCCGCAGCTCGAACCACATGACGTAGAGCAGATCCTTGCGCGCGTCCTCGATCATGTGGAGGTTGCCGCCATGCGTGATTGCAGTGAAATAATGCGCATACCGCTCGTAGAAATGCGTCTCCACCTTCACCACGAACATCGTCGTGAGCGGCAGGATCGAGAGCAGCGCGTAGAAGACAACCACATCGTAGCGCGGCGCATAGAGGAAGGTATCGTGAATCAATACGCCCCACGGCCCCTGCCAGATGATGATGTTCGG
This window encodes:
- a CDS encoding peroxidase, which translates into the protein MSMMRKPARRRGALLRSAAACALCFGAMADEVSAASHDTLHDVPGYFSYMMNVEGEIRTYHAAVEGLAQAKIDLENAKHNLVEARAGAADAAQNLVLVGHNLRAAEDHLAAVRIALSVAEEARTQRTAEAIAAQQAEADYAPTVYAQRSELEDLYARANALASASGVTPEGETRAEVVARVLREVGYEQNRIVDAQIMVEAALAGGSPTAQTAGVSPLDRITAQVEAGQAALDAIEAHFDALTAAREAAEDAERDARELVADYQEELKASTDDLAQLRSDQTEAENYDRAAKAWATEAARDEISAAEQLARSEHEMKYLGEGRGWQSGLEYYAWQGDRAGHQLYMPLSYFERTHAGRTKLDYGLSTGYVKSDTGYENGSVSGWTDTQLSVTLRNEKPINRIYYGFALNVPTGQSRFARYAVVPEGLARFTDFGAGWQYIPSIEIVHLITERDRLTGRLSYAIRSGYDYSKEVPSAHVSPGNIFSQEIEYLHAGEKKQYMVQLYHNSTERAEQDAADTDTGTIVGKNRYRDGDDWELRFFHNQQISKKNELRFYTIYALTEAASGIASQSVARQYYGLGLRHRISDKLTWQIMAHYAHVNNTSDPLRTALNTGGGFSRRSLVGGLEWKISERRNFTFQTERFVRSDEGGFGYNGWAFTLWYQETL